Within Quercus lobata isolate SW786 chromosome 5, ValleyOak3.0 Primary Assembly, whole genome shotgun sequence, the genomic segment TGAAGGATTTGAATGATCTGGGGTTTTGTACTCTAAAATCTAAATAGTTAAACATGCATTAATGTTTAGTCTCCCACCTCAATTTGGCACGTAACAAGATGAGacaataaaaacataacttGAGTGGCAACATTACTATGTAGTAAGCATGATGAAACAAAAACCTTCTGTTTcgtattaatttcttttcttccctGTAATTAATTACTTTATGAATAAACATCCTTTGTTCCTATCTGAGTGTTTATACTCTTCAAATTGCAATCTCATCAGtccatttttctttccttataaaataatcgAAGTTTAGCACCATCCAAAAAAGACGTAAAGAACAACATTTTAAGAAACATAAAATTTactatagaaaaaataaaaattttgaacccaGTGAATTCTACAAAAGGAATAAAGAGTCAAGAAAATATTACAAACCATTTGTCTATCCTTATAAAATAATCGAAGTTTAAACCTATAGCACCAtcgaaaaataaaaagagtaaagaacaacattttaagaaacataaaaaatactatagaaaaaataaaaattttgaacccaatgaattctacaaaaaaaataaaagtccaagaaaatattatataacttaaaaaaaaaataaaaataaatataaatataaaagaagaagaagaagaagacaaaaggTAAAGTCGACAAAAGTAAAATGCTACATGGCAAAACAGGACATTTATTATCTCCAAGGCATAACTCAGTATTTATAATACTTGGAGGGCCTCGGATGTTTAACACTTGCCAATAGTGGAACTTTGTCCTTTTACTTGCATGGTATGATGTCTTGTCTTTCGTATTTTTGCTTGGTGGAATGTGTAAACCGGTAGAATATTGCATAGTGGAATGATACGCCACATTGCATGATGGAATGTACATAGACAGAATGCATTATAATGTACATGGTGGGATGTGCTATATAATATGTATATCATACacatgacaagttgtgattagtagagtataaaataaaacactcaaaagaCATTTCAACCCTTAAGACCAGTTTAGTCACCCAAGAATTAGTCAATATGTAAGAGCCAATTTGTGGCAAATTTTAGCGGCTGTAAAACATGGGTATTAATTAGCCGTAGAATATTTTGTGCTTAATCTTCTTTTCTAATATAAACTTCCATTTgacctaaaaaaattaccatggTACACTTATCTTTGAACGACGGTTGGGGGGAGAGACTTTGGGCATGCCCTTCCAACGTTTTCTAGTCAGCCATAGCTATTTGACTACATTTTAGTTTTCACcataggatttttatttttagtttttccttCTTTAGGGCACAAGGTGGAGCTTTTGCCAGTTACAGTAGTTTGGATATTCCAATTCTTTTGGACCCTTCAAATATCCTGTTATACCTCATTTATCAAGAAGATGAGATCTAGCAAACAATTTCTTACTCGAGGatggtttctttgttttaatctCAGAATCAGATTTGATTTGAAATTAACTGTTAGTGATCCCAATGAGCTTGAACGCGCTTAGCGGTGGAAGGTAAGAAGCAAGGACACAGAAAGTAGATGAATtaaaactaaacaaacatgaaACATTAGAACATGGGGCACCCTTCAAAGCAGTATGTTCATAAACTCACCAAATAGAGCATAAGTTCAGAGCAaatcatcaataatttaaacaaaatataaagtaCATTCATTCTTAACCTTTACAATGAATACCACTAAACACCTATAAAAGCAAACTAGAAACATCATATGGCATGTTAATTTatggggaaaaataaatatatagtttcaaTAACTGTTCGACACACCATGATTTTTAAACACTAACAACAGTCTAAAGTGAGACCTACAACATTaaattacaaccaaaaaaaaaaaactctttcctTTTCCCATATGCTGACCAAGATCACAACCAGTGGTCATAACCCAAGAAGAATTGAAGAAATGAATTCAAATTCTTCCCTTTAGCAAGCTGCAAATATACGTGTAATATACATGACAAAAAAGAATTGCCGGCTTAATGAGCCATACCAGAATACTACATCTGGATTTTCTTGTTCTTGGCTCTCCTGCTCAACTCCTGTAGGATCTAACTCCCAGACTAAGAAAATCATTTTCgatggagaaaaaagaaaactgagaTCCAAGATGCTCCATGGTTAACGGATAGGGTGATATTGCGCTGATATTCTCTTGGGAGGCAACTTACGCAGTATGTAGAGGACTAGAGCTGAAGGCAGTATCTCAACCAGCTGTTATTTGAGcaacaaaaattccaaaaattaaaataataacaagtaaaagaaagagacaaaatTAAGGTTTACAAAATAACAATCTTAGTAGAATACCATGTAGTAGATTACGTTCAAAACAGGATGATACAAAACATCAAGTGATGCATCCGTATCAAAAGCAGATAAAAGAACCTGCATTTTACAATTAAGTTAGAAGCACATCCACAAATCCAATGTAGGCTTAAGAAAGCAGCAGCACtttctaaacatatataaacagTGTCATATTGTATGATTGTCTTCTTTTCActaaaataaagaattataGTGTAAATGTCCCAAGTTCTTATTTGATTAGATCTAAGTTTGGGAGCTGATAGGATTGATAGTTTGGATCAGCCAAAATCTGTTGTGTACTCGTATCCTCATTTTTATTAGTCAATTTCTTCACACTAGACCTCGGAACTTGACAGGTGAAGTGTAGCCTCACCTCATCCTACAGACTTAATCACAGACAGATGttatgatctctctctctctctcaattaatTATATTCTGATCAGATCCATTGAAGATCCCTGTACCTTcatatctaaaatttaaattggcCACGCAGATTTAATTACGTAATACCCATGTCTTAAGTTACAAAAGTGAATCgccttttttatctttttaacaAGTTAACTCTCAATTTTAAACCACCTACTACCATTTGCTTCTCTTAGACATCCATTTCACATTTTGCACCTAATACAGTATGGTATAATATGCATGAGAGAGGCCGAAATAGTGTAATCTTTCTAAGGACTACAAATTCAGATATACATCTACAAGCCCATGAAAAAACTAGTTTGCAACATAGTCTGTAACTTACCACAAAGCATCTTATTAGAAAACAGGTGAAACATATGGCTGTAACAGATCCAACCTGAAACACAAAGCACAAGTTACatcaataaaagaaatttcactCTAGATTCCTGAGGCTTTATCCATAGAAACAttcacaaatatataataaatgatcTGCAGTTTATATTTACTTGGATTTGAAGAGAGTCATGTCGtagaaaaacaatttattttggtGACAATGAGAACCAGATAACACAGCCATAACCATATAATTAAATCATTTCTCATGACAAGAAAGTTAATTCATTCGCCAACCAAAAGTTTTAATTATTCTTACTAGAAGCCCAGCATGAGTCTTGCTCATTTCATTTGATGAAATAATGAAATCtgctttagttatttttatgtataaaaaataaggcAAATTTATCCTTTCTTGTCAGATTAATTGTCACAcaatataattcaataatttctCATACAAATTTTGGTAAAGCAGCAACATTATGCACTtgttttattccatttttttctttatataagtaaaataattttattaagaaagaGGAAGCAGTTTGAATACACAAAATGTGTCCAAACTACACCTGAAAGAGTTCAAACTAAAGTTCAAAGAGTCTAAAAAATCCAGAACAGGACAAGAAGGAATACTGCCAATGGCAATCATCCAAAGATTTTACCAAATTATTTTACTTATGACAAGGAAGTTAATCTGATGTGAATACATAAATGAGAAAGTTAAATTGTAACAAAGAATTGTTGTTAATCACATTTCATTTTATGCATCTGATACATAGATCTAATAGCCATGATTCCTAACTGTGGCACCATTATCCTTCTTAAAGTAGACATGCCTGCCACAAATATTATGCATAGctagaacaaaaaaaagcattaaataTACAAGGGAGAAATTTAACACTTTCCAgcataaaaagttaaaaactggTCCAATTGGGTCATCGCAAACTTGCAACCACCTGATGTATCTGATTTTTTCTAGATGACCAATTATATAGGGGCAGAGGTTCTTCAAAAGATATGCTTACTAAATGCTCGCTATCATTAGAAGAGCTTAATCTTCCAAGAAATCATTTATGAGAATACATGAACAAGAATTTAGCATGAAGATGATCATCTAACAGGTCCCTCATAAAGTCCATTGCagcgaaaaattaaaaactaaaaaaaaaaaaacatgtatacTTTTCCCTAGCTTGTTCAGTACCAAACTTGTGATAGTATCATAATACAAGCATAGtagaaaaactctctctctctctctctctctgtaaaatatataaatcaaaatatgCTGACAGCTTAACTTCTAAgcacaaaagcaaaaaacattGCTAAAAAGAGCAGGGGGGACACAATGTTCACTCTTCCATCTTCAGCTGGTCTATTTTGCACTCTGCCAGCAGCATTTGTGCATCTGAAcaatgggaaaaaaaacaaggaaaaggCCCCACTCCCTCACATTCATCACAGTTACCAGCTCTCCTCTGCTGAGCCTTTTCTTATCTCCTTTGCAGCAAGCTCTGCCAGCCTCATGCTCCAAACTGATGGTGTCACGACATTCTCCATGACGCTGCCCCAGGTACAAAGCAGGGTGGTATCCATTGTAAAGGAGAATGGTTTTGGGCTTGAGGATCTGAACAAGGTTAAGTCCAAACAATTGTAGCGTAGGCTGAGCTGGGAACTCAATGAGACTTCCAGCTAGGGATGGCTGGTTTCAAACCTATCTCTCCTCCTTAAGAGCCCTACTCATTCCATAACTGTATGAGCTTCCCCAAAGCATTGGTTATGTCTGAGATCCAGTACTCGCAGATTCAAAAGGAATCTATTCCTATGACCTATAATATGAGGGTATACTTTATGACAGGAGAGTCTACGACTCACCTTAggtaaaactatatatatatgtgtgtgtataatttgtattttagtGCATATCTTCTACATACTGCAAGTAAATTAATTGATTGCTATAGAATACAAGTTAGTGTTGCTTCTGCTGCCTAGACATGCAAATGCACAAGCACAAAAACATATTCCAAAATGACAATATCAAGTCTATATAGATCAAGTTTATCTAATTTAATCAATGTATACAGAAATTAAGTCATGTGCAGATCCATTGACAGCCctaatttatttacatttaattTACCCAATATCTATCcattaaaaagggaaaatttcACTGTAACAAAGCTAGTGATCATGATCCACTAGACAAACTTTAATGGGAAGGCACATACCTCATGAagcttcttccttcttccttttgaTTCAATAGGAAAGCGTCTCAGCATGAAAAATAATCTGTAAGCATTGGCTATGTCAATCCACCAGGAGAAAGTGCACAAATAAAACTCCAAAGAAAGACAAGGAACACCAACAagtaccaaatatgatgcaaaAAACTCACCTTCCACCATACAGCAAGAACCCTAATGCGGCTATGATTGACACAActggagtaaaaaaaaaacgtggAAAATAAGTATGATGATTAATGAAAGAAGCAATGCTCAGAatgtacaatatatattttgagatgaAAAACGAATTTTCAATCTCCAGGAAATCTGAAGTAAACATTTTTCTTTGGAAACCTGAAGTCTAACCTGCAATAAATATTTTCCCAATGAATTCTACAATGCTGTTGTCATCAATCCAAAGGTATACCCAGATGCAAACCTGAAGTAAGAACCTCACTTTGGTTAAATTCTTAAGATCATGAAAGTAATATTACATTTCTATAGTGGTTCTCAGAGGCTGCTTATTACTGTTTATGCTAGGATGAGTGGATGACATGTGCTTAGTGACAAAAGGAAAGATATGTCTTTTATtatgcaccaaaaaaaaagagagagagagagaagaagaagaagaagaagaagaagaagaagaagaataaatagCCATATCATGAGATGGGTCATACCTGTACTAAATATATTCCAGCATTAACTGAAATATAAACAATTCTAAGCTTATCGGTCGGTAAACTTCTTGCCTGTCCATTAATAGTAACGAGAAGGTTAATAACTTAATATTTTTCCACATCCACAAGTTTTACATCTCATTGGAGAGCAGAACTGGCCTTACATCCTGATAACAAAAGATCCTATTGcgcaaaagaaaatagaagaacaTTTACTTGCCTGGTGGTATATCTCTGCCCAAAAAAGGACAAGGAGTGTGTATGTAGAGAAAAATAGAAGGCCCGGAAGATCCAATAACACCAAAAATAGAACCTAGTTCAAGATGCAGAAGCTCTATGTCAGTATAGTAGAACGGAGACTAGGAAAGAACATCATTCATTCTAGCTAGtctgactttaaaaaaaaaaagaaaaagaaaatatgaactCCCATCCAGAAGGATCAACAGAATAGTACAGCCTACATTCTAAAGTGCATGGAAGGCTTGCTcagccttcttcttctttttcatttttattttgttgcagTTATTTGAGTACAATCATGCTCCATACATGtatattttgaggaaaaaaaaaatcgatgtGATGCTCCATCTTTGTGAATATTAATCATATAAACAAAAGAACATTTAAGTTAAAAAGCTAGCAATTTTAGATAATGAAGAACATGAGCCTTTTAGGAGCAATTTCCTAAACCTTTGTATTTCTCAAAATCAAAGTGCAAAAGAGAATACTTGTATTTGCTCAAAAACTGCTTATGAGGTGAGGTGAGTTTTAGTCATTTCCATTACTTTTGCCTCATACTTCTCAGAAAATATATGGAGCTCTAGTGTGCTTGATAACGCCTAAGCAAAATGTACAgtggaaaaaaaagggaaaattttgcAGATTGCACTAATATGTTAGAACTCTTTCcccacaaaacttgaaaacCAATGCAGATGCAACATTACATAACATGGCTAAGttaaagatttaaaattttgaaatgacaTTGTAAGAAACTTCAACGAACTAACCCTTGGACGCAACAGAAACACTTGCGAGTGAAATCCAAACACAATAGCACGTACTGCAacataagaaaggaaaaaccccaaaaaaaaaaaaggtcaaattATAACCAAATGACTAAGTATCCCCAATACCCCAAATATCACCAAGACTTAAATATCACCTCCATTAACAATGAAGTTCATAAGATGGAAAACTTTCTGCGTCGTCCAACCATATTCGGGCACTCTCAACTCAATCCTTATTAATTGAATCTGCACAtcacaaaacccagaaaatccaTCAAACACTCACTTCAAACAAGTTTCCATATCATTTCAATACATAATcaagagtatatatatattctcttcaATTTAATCAATCATTAGGCAatgaaaaaatccaaaaccataACACACATTCAGAAGATATCAGAACCCAACTTAAAGTAAACCCACCAATAAATTACTGCTGCAACTACTTATTTATAAATCTAATAAGCCCTATCAAAATGTCACAATCACACAAACCCAAATCGCAACGATTCATAACAATGAAAATGCAACAAGCAAGACAGACATTCATAATCATAATAACAGTTTCCCAATCCACCATTATCATTCCCAAAATTCACAAAGAACCAGAACACAAAATTGAATCACAAaataagaacaagagagagagagagagagagagagagagagagttgggaCCAAAGCGATGGAGGAGACAAGGGCATAAGCAGCACAGAGAGTGTAGAAGATCCCGTCTTGCCACTGAGAGGACCCATTGACATCGTCCCACCAACCAGCCAGCAGAGCTTCCATGTCCGCCATGGACGTGAAGCTCAGTGGCATTCTCGTCATTCTTGATTGCTCTACAGCTAGCTAGCTAGCTCCCTCCTCCGACACCCTCTCTCgctctcacaaaaaaaattaataaaaagtcaaatatcTCTTTGATATCCCCAGCGAAGCTTAGttcacagagagagaaaaagtgagagagccaaaaaaaaaaattaaaaaaagcgCAAAACCGAGAGTGAGAAACACAACTGCTGAGCGGGAGGGTCTACCAGAcagtcagagagagagagagagagagagagagagattgagtctgcttggtttggtttggtttggttgcTCTCTGAGTCTCACCTAAGCTTCTACGGGATTGAGATAGGAGGCTCATGTGCGAAGTCAGTTGTTGTACCTTTTAAATCTTAACTCACTCTCTAACTGTAAAGTTCCTAACACTTGGCTAATTGGGTTTATCGTTTTAGAGAATCTCGAGGACTATTGTTTTCCGACAAAATTTTCTTGACACTTTTGTaataaatctctttttttataataaaccTGTTagtttaagaaagaaatttcAACCATGGATTTAGTTAAGTGACAACTTGCTATTTGGGATTTATCCTGAAAATGTTATAGACTCGGTCATGCAATATTCCTCAATTTAGAAACATAGttggaagattaaaaaaaattatgttaatggtaaaccaaaataaaaactaataaaaatatgtcaacttaataaatatgaaaaaagttgtcaaattttttgtatatatagcGTTAGGAAAAGTTAATGAATACAGgaattgaattaagaaatatttttacaaatttttataagaaaaaaaataaaattttttatgatttttatattttttatcaaagtgatatcaaaatttttctagaagagaaatgttattatgttacgttcataatattttcacaattcttTCATAATAAATCCTAGGTGGAGAGTTGTTAccgttttaatttgaattcaccactaaaatttcttttctactCACTAAAAATAGccaataacaacttaacacttaaaatttgttataaaaatactGTCCAACCTAACATTTCTTTTCCTGCAATTGTTTCTTAACCATTGTCAATTAAGAATTCGTAGTTGAACTGGATTTTGGTCTCAAACTTACCGTGTTTTTTCTTACACCTGCTTCCTTGGGTTGTACTTTTGCTGACGATATTGCCCTTGACCCTTGTCTTCAAGTAcgaaccttttttcttttgaagaggTCTTAAGTCTTAAATTACAAGCTTCCGATAGAGAtaatatcagtttttttttggctgaaaaataaaaataaaaaaacagataGCAACGTCAAATATGGTGAGCACGTGTATATCAttatatctatactatatattttgTCTATGAATAAGGAGGGCACGAACAATTTGCAATTTTCTTCTTGAAAGATTCACACCATTTGGTTATAGATGTTTCTATATTATTTGTACTTAACGTGTTTTAGTTAAGAGTTTTATagttccttctcaaaaaaaaaaaaaaaagagttttataGTTTAAccaacattttttaatatttttactttttactagAGACCTCTATGgtttaaattttctctcttaattatcattattgcatttattgaagaaaaaaaaagtgaaacatgATACTTATTGCTTATAaatgtaatcaaattaagatgcCACATAATTAAGGCAAGATTATGAATCATATATTTAGTaagatgattttgtttttttttttttaatttgctttGAACTATCTTTTGAGTTTGACAAATAACATAAAGATTTATTTGAGatgattgatttttaaatgaaaaatataatagaagaacaaacttttctttataaaccaTTGGAAAAGAAGTTTCTCCAACTCATTTTGTAGTAACTCAAATGAGTATTCTCATTTATTCTTA encodes:
- the LOC115992201 gene encoding tobamovirus multiplication protein 1-like — protein: MTRMPLSFTSMADMEALLAGWWDDVNGSSQWQDGIFYTLCAAYALVSSIALIQLIRIELRVPEYGWTTQKVFHLMNFIVNGVRAIVFGFHSQVFLLRPRVLFLVLLDLPGLLFFSTYTLLVLFWAEIYHQARSLPTDKLRIVYISVNAGIYLVQVCIWVYLWIDDNSIVEFIGKIFIAVVSIIAALGFLLYGGRLFFMLRRFPIESKGRRKKLHEVGSVTAICFTCFLIRCFVVLLSAFDTDASLDVLYHPVLNVIYYMLVEILPSALVLYILRKLPPKRISAQYHPIR